In Prosthecochloris marina, the genomic stretch CGAATCAACGCCTGAAAGCAACGGATGCAGCCCTCTCATTGCCGAGATGGAAAGCGGGCTTCTTCTTTTTAAGGTTCTATCTTTTCCGCCTTTTGCAGCTTTCATCCAGCCCCCGAATAGCTGGTCTGAATATGTCGGATCGCAAGATGCATAGACTTCACCTTCTTTCATCACACCCTTATTATCCACATCAAATAAAAATGTGGTCGGAGAAGGAACTTGATTCAACTCTTTTGAGAGTGCCTCAAGAATTGAGCGTTTGACCTGTTGCCCGCTGGAATAGGGGATACGGCGGTTGAATTGAGGGTCGTAATATGATTTTTGCCCGTCTGCAACACAAAACACGGTATGCTCCGCTCTTTTGAGCGTTCTAACATAAATGGTGCTCATATTCATTTTTTTAGGGTTTATAAATTTCTTTCTCGCTCTGCATAGGCGTAGTCAAATTTGAGTAGCACGACAAAGTAGCCGAAATCCTCAGCTGACATCAGATGTACTTTATCACGCAGGTTTTTGAACATCTCAAGATTGCTTTCATGAACATCTTTAATCAACGTTGTTAGGGCGTCTAAAAATGGCTTCTTATTTTTAGCAGCTAAAAGTTCGGACTGAATAAGATTTTTTCTATCAGTCTTTGTTGAGCCTTCTCTATACTCATGAAGCGCTTTAGCAACTTCGGCAGTATAGTTAAGGGATTCTTCCTTGTTTTTTGTTATCATCGCTAATAACCATGTTTTATAGGTTCTGAAAGTAATAAGGTTTTCATAATCTTTTTGCTCAACGCTGCTTTTCCTAACTTCATAATCCTCTTCCGACTCTCCTTTTTTTTGAGCCACTCGAGGCTTAGTCATTTTCAGGTTAGAATCTTTGCCATAATATTTTCTCAAGTATTTCGGCTCTAAAGCCTGCAAGCCGATTGACCCTAATTCGCAAGCACGCTTTATATGAAGCCCAAAAAGCGACTCATACGCTTGCCTATCATTTAATGCAACTTGTTCTCCGAACAATACTTTATAGTAATCGGTTATTTTCCTCGCTTGAGAAAAATAAAAAGGATAAAACCCAAGCGTTTTATTTGTTTGACCCAAGCTATAAACATATCCGCTAAAAGTGTGTGCGGGAAATTTATTTGAAATATTAAAAAAGAGTTCACTCCAGTTTATTGTATTGACTTCAATCACTTTATCATTAACGGAAAACACATTTTGTGCATGAAGTCGTGCAAAATCAAAATCTTCACGAAATCGTTTTCTGTAAGCAAAATTCAACCATTGCCCATTCCATGTATTGATTTGATTGCCTTTAAGGTTTTGTAACGTTGGATCGTTCAGGTATTTCCTGTAAATTTTCCAGCCTTCGTAAAGTTTTATCAAAATTTCCGGCTCGTTAAAAAAAACAGAATAACCTCCTGCAACCCCGATACCCAAGCCACCGCCAATCCAGGACAAATAGAGATCTTCTTCTTCAATCTGGAACTCAATATCGGTAACCAACCCGGAGGTTGTAGCGAATTCCTTTTCCTCAGCCGCAGGAAATCCAATAGCAATGCTTGCGTCCTTTTCACCACCGGAAATTTTTTGATGTAAATTTGCTAATTTTTCGATTCGTTCCTCAGGTTGTAGTAAATGGGGTTTTTGACCAGATTTCATTTGTACAAACGGTGAGTTTGTAATCCACTGCATGTATTTAGGATGATTGAAAAAGTATTCGAAATAAACTTTATCAAAAAATTCTTTTGCTGAAAGATTTTCCTCAAATCTCTCATTATATGCATTCAAAAATGTTCGACCGACTGTTATCGCTATCATAACACCTTATAAAAATGAGTATTCAACATTATAATTTTCCGGTTTAGCTAAGTCTTCAATAAGGCCTAAATCTCTGCTATATGCTTTATCTGGAATAATAAAAGGAGACGAGCTGTATTCATCCTTGAATTGCTGAAGATCTTTAACGACATAATATCTTGTATGAATCTCCATTTTATAACGATCCTCATAATTTGCCTGCACATAAACCTCCCTATCGGCCTCAAGAATACAGCTCACACTATCAATATCCAATAACTCAAGAAGAATTGCTTTGCTATTATGCGTGAGCTTATCAATGCTCCATTTGCCCGTCTCTTTGAAAACGGAATGTTCTTCGATTGTTAAAAAATCGATCTCGGTAAAAACGTCATCTATTTTCCCCTGCAATGATTTTTCTTCCAACACCTCACCGTTTGGCAAAACATCATAACTACGATTGATAAGTTCAATGTCATAGGGTTTTGCTTCTTTATCGTTTTCGGGTGGCGGCAAAACATAAACGGGTTTATATGTGCCGATAGTCTCTTTCGTTCTCCTGCGATTTACCCGGCCAAACCGTTGAATAAGCGCATCCAAGGGCGCTCCTTCCGTAACCATAACGTCAAAACTGAGATCCAGGCTAACCTCGACGACTTGTGTTGCAACCACAATGCATGCCTCAGTAGAAGAGTTAAAATGGCCGTTGGGCTTGCCGTCTTCGGCAAGCCCGAGCAACAGGCGTTCCTTTTCATCTCTATCGCCTTTGGTAAATCGGCTGTGAATCAGGAGAATCGGTGTTTCGGGGAATAGTCTCTTAAGCCTGGTATACTTTTCTTGCGCTGCTTTGACCCGATTGCAAACAACCAGAACTTTTTTCTGTTCATTTACCGATTGTGCGACGACCTCAGCAGCGATCTCCCAACTGTCGATTTTATGAATGATGTGCCGATTGAATTGTTCCTGCTCATTCTCCTCCAGCTGCACTTCCAGTACATTTTCTTTTCCGAGCAAATCAATAATGCGGTTGTAAAGCAGCTTCGGCATGGTCGCCGTCCCGATATGAATATTGCAGCCGAGATGTTTAAGCACCTGAATGATCTTCAGCACAATTGCTCGCGTCACCTCGGTGTAGGTGTGAATTTCATCCAAAATGACATCGCAGCCTTTGATGTCCATAATCATGGCTTCGTAACCGTTTGTGCCGAATGCAATTGCTGCGATTTGGTGAGGCGTGAGAACTTTTACGGCAGCACCGACATGGCCTTGAATAATTTTTTCTTCTCTGGATTTGCCTTCCAATACAATTTTTGAAGCCGCATGGAGTAAGCGAATATCCATATCGGGGTTATCCGTTGAAAGATCATTTTTCACACGCTTATACATGGCATTGATGGAGGCTTGAAATGGCAAGGTATAAAATATCCGCCCTTTACATCTTCTGAACAAAAAGTCCGTCTTCCCTGCGCCGGTGGAGGCCACAACCATCGTATGCTTTTCTCCAGAAGAAGCGCTTTTTAATGAGAGCGGATAAAGCTGGTGTCTGCGATTATAGAAATCAAGCTTTGGGTGTTTAAAAATTCTTTCAAGATAGTCATCCGTCTTATCGGAAAGTGCGGAAGCAAAGTGGTCAGCAGCCATTAAAAGGCCGCGCCATTCAGAATAACCTCGCTCAAGAACGACGTCTTCGCAGTACGCAGCCACCTCATCGTAAGACGCTTGTGCGTCTTCTAAGCTGATGTTGCAAACAGCGATTCCAAAAGCAGAAAGAAGTTTAAGCGCATCATTTTTCCATAATTCCCAATCTTTACAATGCAGTTCGAAAGTGTTATCACGATCCTCAATCAAATCAAGAATACCTTTTCTTCTGGCATCTTCTGCAATAGATTTATGATGTGCAATAACCATCTCAATCAATACAGGATGGAATTCTTTATCAAATAAAGAAATGAAAAAACAAGAGGCAATTTCATGACGAAACGGGGTATCAGGTTTTTTCTTTTCGGTTAAACGTTGCTGAAACACCGTGCTTGCCTTCCCAATATCGTGCAGAATTGCGCCAAGTCTTGCGATTTGTGGACTCATGTTTGAATAGATCGCAATCTTTTCTGCAACATTGCCAACCAAAAGCAAATGTTCGTGTAACGTGGTTTCTTCAGGATATCCTTTAGCTTTTATGTGAGAACAAACCCATTCCATATCAATAATTGTTTTTCACAGGCGTTCCTACAATCTTTATATACCCGAACATTTTTTCATTTTGCTTATATCTGTTATATCCTACGAGAAATGATTGTTCATTCTTTTCAAAGATCAGCTCAAATCCAGAAAACAAACTTTCATCAGAATCAAAGTCTTCTTTACTCACCTCTAATATTTCATCACTCGGATAAAGAAGATCTTCATTTCTCGAAAGACAAATATGCTGTTTTGTTGCTATCTTGGCATCATTCGAATTTTGAAAAGCAAGAAACAAAACAGGCTCCAGCATAACGCCTCGAACCAATATTGCATAAGGGCGTTCATAAGATTTGTTGTTTCTTGTGCCTTTCTCGTTCCAACCTCGCGGTTGAATTTGTTCTTGTTGTTGAGATATCTGCTTATAGCTCAGACGATGACCGACAATCTTTTTTATTTCACCATCATCATCTTCGAGCAATTCAGGAAAAAGCTTTCGCTCAATCCCTGTAACTATTGAGGGAGTTAAAAACTGTTGACTAAACGTCTCGCTATCTCTAACAGCAGTCCACGGCTTTATAAATCCAAAAGGACCGGAATATCTAACGATGTAGTACATAGAATTAATTTTATAACAATCATCAAAACTGTTTCACTTGAAATAGCACACAAAGTATTTCAAACGCTTTAGTTGTTCTTCCTTGTTTGAAAGTCCAACCATACCCACTTGATTTTGTTCATAGGAAAACCCTATGTTTATTTTTTATCGAACAAGATGTTTTTTCGAACAAATCGTATTGTTCATGAGCTAACCTTCACCATTCCGAACCCCATTGAATTGTTCTCCCCGAATCCGCATTCATAGCCGACCTTGACCAATTCGGGATGACCGGTAACCGTAAAGGGACATTGGATCGCCTTGACCCTGGTCTCTCTGCCGTTAGAGTCTTTGATGGTAATCAGCTTTTCCACGCTCCTGCCTTTCTCCCGGACCCGGTTCAGATACTCTTCTTCAAACCTAACAGAAAAGGGAGCACCATTCTCAGGAGGTTCACAACCAAATAGACCGAGATACTTAGCCTGAAGGTTGTGCAAAAGAACGTTCGACAGACGTTCATCGTCATAACGTAGATATTCCTTTGTGTTCATGCCCGTTGATGGATCACGATACGCTGAAACTGCAAGAGGCGAAAGCATGGAAAAAGTCATACTTTCCGACCACTCCGGTTCGGAAAGCTTCTCGATACACTCTTTGCCGAACAATGCATTGTGAATCCGCAATGACCCTTCGGCAAACAGGCCGAGAATCAGATGCTGGAGAAACTCTTCCTTCGGCGACGAGAGATAGAACGTTACTTGCCGTGAACGGGAAACAATCTCACCGTTCTCAATTTTGCGAACTGGAATCTGAAGGTTTGAAAAGGTGAAATATTTGAATTTTTGCCGGCTACCTTCCGGAGCATACCCACGATCATGCAATTTAGTTGCATACTCATCTGATGACCGGGTAAGGGTACTGTATATCGTAGCGGCCATGTGGTAGCTGTAATTAAGGGGGATTCGCTCTACCGGCCTTTGCTG encodes the following:
- the cas3 gene encoding CRISPR-associated helicase Cas3'; this translates as MEWVCSHIKAKGYPEETTLHEHLLLVGNVAEKIAIYSNMSPQIARLGAILHDIGKASTVFQQRLTEKKKPDTPFRHEIASCFFISLFDKEFHPVLIEMVIAHHKSIAEDARRKGILDLIEDRDNTFELHCKDWELWKNDALKLLSAFGIAVCNISLEDAQASYDEVAAYCEDVVLERGYSEWRGLLMAADHFASALSDKTDDYLERIFKHPKLDFYNRRHQLYPLSLKSASSGEKHTMVVASTGAGKTDFLFRRCKGRIFYTLPFQASINAMYKRVKNDLSTDNPDMDIRLLHAASKIVLEGKSREEKIIQGHVGAAVKVLTPHQIAAIAFGTNGYEAMIMDIKGCDVILDEIHTYTEVTRAIVLKIIQVLKHLGCNIHIGTATMPKLLYNRIIDLLGKENVLEVQLEENEQEQFNRHIIHKIDSWEIAAEVVAQSVNEQKKVLVVCNRVKAAQEKYTRLKRLFPETPILLIHSRFTKGDRDEKERLLLGLAEDGKPNGHFNSSTEACIVVATQVVEVSLDLSFDVMVTEGAPLDALIQRFGRVNRRRTKETIGTYKPVYVLPPPENDKEAKPYDIELINRSYDVLPNGEVLEEKSLQGKIDDVFTEIDFLTIEEHSVFKETGKWSIDKLTHNSKAILLELLDIDSVSCILEADREVYVQANYEDRYKMEIHTRYYVVKDLQQFKDEYSSSPFIIPDKAYSRDLGLIEDLAKPENYNVEYSFL
- the cas6 gene encoding CRISPR-associated endoribonuclease Cas6 → MRLKLTLRQQRPVERIPLNYSYHMAATIYSTLTRSSDEYATKLHDRGYAPEGSRQKFKYFTFSNLQIPVRKIENGEIVSRSRQVTFYLSSPKEEFLQHLILGLFAEGSLRIHNALFGKECIEKLSEPEWSESMTFSMLSPLAVSAYRDPSTGMNTKEYLRYDDERLSNVLLHNLQAKYLGLFGCEPPENGAPFSVRFEEEYLNRVREKGRSVEKLITIKDSNGRETRVKAIQCPFTVTGHPELVKVGYECGFGENNSMGFGMVKVSS